A stretch of the Flavobacterium sp. 5 genome encodes the following:
- a CDS encoding ABC transporter substrate-binding protein: MRFSFYKILLFSVLFSFIGCKNNETKEVINAVTTTNSIQYSKSLAIHKQDGYTVVTVSNPWPDAVKNFTYILKEKKGIVPDSLKKYTQINVPLQSIVVTSTTNIPFLEMLGVEKSLVGFPHTDYISSEKTRALIDAGSVKNVGQNEKLNIEQLIDLAPELIVTFGIDNNNPTLENLQKSGLKVLIQADWMEQSPLGKAEWLKLYGILFGKEKEANQLFDNIVKEYNDAKQLVANEKPTSTVLYGSMYQDQWYVAKGSSWVAQFMKDAKADYLWKNLEGTGSLGLSFENILDKAKTASFWIATGSFKTLTELKNANPHYSQFDAFTNKSIYTFEGKLGATGGTIFYELSPSRPDLVLKDYIKIFHPELLPDYTFTFAQKLN, translated from the coding sequence ATGCGATTTTCATTCTACAAAATTTTATTATTCAGTGTTCTCTTTTCTTTTATTGGATGTAAAAACAATGAAACAAAAGAGGTTATAAATGCTGTCACCACTACAAACAGCATTCAATATTCCAAAAGTTTGGCCATCCATAAACAAGACGGTTATACGGTCGTTACAGTTTCAAATCCCTGGCCAGATGCTGTTAAAAATTTCACTTATATCCTGAAAGAAAAAAAAGGAATTGTACCTGATAGCTTAAAAAAATATACTCAAATCAATGTTCCATTACAGTCTATTGTAGTGACTTCTACTACTAATATTCCATTTTTGGAAATGTTAGGTGTTGAAAAATCATTAGTTGGATTTCCACATACTGATTATATTTCTTCAGAAAAAACAAGAGCTTTAATTGATGCTGGTTCAGTTAAAAATGTAGGACAAAACGAGAAACTCAATATAGAACAGCTTATTGATTTAGCTCCAGAACTTATTGTAACTTTTGGTATTGACAATAATAATCCAACTCTTGAAAATTTACAAAAAAGTGGTTTAAAAGTATTAATTCAAGCCGATTGGATGGAGCAATCACCTCTTGGAAAAGCGGAATGGTTAAAACTATATGGTATCTTATTTGGAAAAGAAAAAGAAGCCAATCAATTATTTGACAATATCGTGAAAGAATACAACGATGCCAAACAACTAGTTGCAAATGAGAAACCAACTTCAACAGTATTGTACGGTTCTATGTATCAAGATCAATGGTATGTAGCAAAAGGAAGTAGCTGGGTTGCTCAATTTATGAAAGATGCCAAAGCCGATTATCTTTGGAAAAATTTAGAAGGAACTGGAAGTCTTGGATTGTCATTTGAAAACATTTTAGACAAAGCTAAAACGGCTTCTTTCTGGATTGCAACGGGATCATTTAAAACATTGACAGAATTAAAAAATGCAAACCCGCATTACAGTCAGTTTGATGCTTTTACTAACAAAAGCATTTACACTTTTGAAGGAAAACTGGGAGCTACTGGAGGTACAATTTTTTATGAATTATCTCCTTCCCGACCTGATTTGGTATTGAAAGATTACATTAAAATTTTTCATCCAGAATTACTTCCTGATTATACTTTTACTTTTGCTCAAAAACTGAATTAA
- a CDS encoding DUF5522 domain-containing protein, translating to MNIIKEKYCSTCQKPFNCGDTLEGEACWCNDFPPIFNPFDIADCLCSSCFKKACSDKIDEFVATITPETAIGNKASLLSETSQIIEGIDYYFEDGNYVFKPWFHLKRGYCCKSDCTHCPY from the coding sequence ATGAATATTATAAAAGAGAAGTATTGTTCTACGTGTCAAAAACCTTTTAATTGTGGAGATACTCTTGAAGGGGAAGCTTGTTGGTGCAATGATTTTCCACCGATTTTTAACCCATTTGATATAGCTGATTGTCTTTGTTCGAGTTGTTTCAAAAAAGCATGTTCGGATAAAATTGACGAATTTGTAGCTACAATAACTCCTGAAACTGCAATTGGAAATAAAGCTTCATTATTGTCTGAAACTAGTCAAATCATAGAAGGAATTGATTATTATTTTGAAGATGGAAACTATGTTTTTAAGCCTTGGTTTCATCTCAAAAGAGGCTATTGCTGTAAAAGTGATTGCACGCATTGTCCTTATTAA
- the cobU gene encoding bifunctional adenosylcobinamide kinase/adenosylcobinamide-phosphate guanylyltransferase, translating to MIYLITGGERSGKSSYAENLAKDLAENPMYVATARKWDDDFQKRVDRHQKDRDERWVNIEKEKHLSEIDFSGKVAIVDCVTLWLTNFFVDTKNDVALSLEQAKLELDAIAKQENTTIIIVTNEIGMGVHAETHIGRKFTELQGWMNQYIAKNADIVVLMVSGIPLTIKGKV from the coding sequence ATGATCTACTTAATCACAGGAGGCGAGCGCTCAGGAAAGAGCAGTTATGCCGAAAATTTAGCCAAAGACTTAGCCGAAAATCCAATGTATGTGGCAACTGCCCGAAAATGGGACGATGATTTCCAAAAACGCGTAGATAGGCATCAAAAAGATAGAGACGAACGATGGGTTAACATTGAGAAAGAAAAGCATTTGAGTGAAATTGATTTCTCAGGAAAAGTAGCTATTGTTGATTGTGTTACCTTGTGGTTGACCAATTTTTTTGTAGACACCAAAAATGATGTAGCTCTAAGTTTGGAACAAGCCAAGCTAGAATTAGATGCCATTGCAAAACAAGAAAACACCACAATAATTATTGTTACGAACGAAATCGGAATGGGTGTTCACGCCGAAACACATATCGGTAGAAAATTTACAGAATTGCAAGGCTGGATGAACCAATATATTGCTAAAAATGCCGATATAGTCGTGCTGATGGTTTCTGGAATTCCTTTAACAATTAAAGGTAAAGTATAA
- the cobT gene encoding nicotinate-nucleotide--dimethylbenzimidazole phosphoribosyltransferase — translation MTLDEIIQSRRDTRHFTVDAVPEEVIQKALLAGHYAPSVGLTDATKYYLIKSAEIKKAIKELFLVYNEKAENQTDNVLQKAQYQALKLEAIEEAPLGLVICYDRSVLNQFTIGTVGSNEAVKYSSVCSAQNIWLSLTEQGYSMGWVSIINYYQFKQLLGLPEHIEPLGYFCVGKPATNYDNQPMLQQLNWKQKKEKPFVEEILVSKLVRASESLRGTKQSHSNDSEFIETLQQKIDNKTKPTGSLGVLENLAKQIGTVFQTLEPKIIKPHIVVFAGDHGIANHGVSAYPQDVTRQMVANFLEGGAGINVFCKQNNIELTIVDAGVNYDFPTNANLVSAKIGKGTQSFLHTSAMSQAELNLCFVKGAAIVNTIFETGCNCIGFGEMGIGNTSTASVLMSILLELPIEDCIGKGTGVDDEKLILKQNILKKAFENYNGPNDLQNKLAYFGGFEIMQMAGGMLQAKQNNMLILVDGFICTVAFLIACKMNSEVKENAIFCHSSDEQGHQKILNYLDVRAVLQLDLRLGEGTGCALAFPIIQSAVAFLNEMASFESAGVSNK, via the coding sequence ATGACTTTAGATGAAATCATACAATCTCGCCGAGACACCCGTCATTTCACAGTAGATGCCGTACCCGAGGAAGTAATTCAAAAAGCACTACTGGCAGGACATTATGCACCATCGGTAGGTTTGACCGATGCCACAAAATATTATCTAATCAAATCTGCTGAAATCAAAAAGGCGATAAAAGAATTGTTTTTAGTCTATAATGAAAAAGCAGAAAATCAAACTGACAATGTGCTTCAAAAAGCGCAATACCAAGCCTTAAAACTAGAAGCCATTGAAGAAGCACCACTTGGTTTAGTAATTTGCTATGATCGTTCAGTTTTGAATCAATTCACAATCGGAACTGTCGGGAGCAACGAAGCCGTAAAATATAGCTCGGTTTGTTCTGCACAAAATATTTGGTTGTCATTGACCGAGCAAGGCTATTCGATGGGCTGGGTTTCGATTATAAATTATTACCAATTCAAACAACTTTTAGGATTGCCTGAACATATTGAGCCTTTGGGGTATTTCTGTGTGGGTAAACCTGCTACCAATTATGATAATCAACCAATGTTGCAACAATTGAATTGGAAGCAAAAAAAAGAAAAACCTTTTGTTGAAGAAATTTTGGTTTCCAAGCTAGTCAGGGCTTCTGAGTCATTGCGAGGAACGAAGCAATCACACTCCAACGATTCTGAGTTCATTGAAACGCTCCAACAAAAAATAGACAATAAAACCAAACCAACAGGTTCGCTTGGTGTCTTAGAAAATTTAGCCAAACAAATCGGAACGGTTTTTCAAACTTTAGAACCCAAAATAATAAAACCTCATATTGTTGTTTTTGCTGGAGACCACGGAATTGCCAATCATGGTGTGAGCGCCTATCCGCAAGATGTTACCCGACAAATGGTTGCTAATTTTCTGGAAGGAGGAGCAGGAATTAATGTCTTTTGCAAACAAAATAATATTGAGTTAACGATTGTTGATGCAGGAGTTAACTATGATTTTCCGACCAATGCCAATTTGGTTTCTGCCAAAATAGGGAAGGGAACACAATCCTTTTTACATACTTCGGCAATGAGTCAAGCTGAATTGAATTTGTGCTTTGTAAAAGGAGCAGCAATTGTAAATACCATTTTTGAAACAGGTTGTAATTGTATTGGTTTTGGAGAAATGGGAATAGGAAATACTTCTACAGCTTCAGTTTTAATGAGTATTCTTTTAGAATTACCGATCGAGGATTGTATTGGAAAAGGAACAGGAGTTGATGATGAAAAGTTAATTCTGAAACAAAACATTCTCAAAAAAGCATTCGAGAATTATAATGGTCCAAACGACTTGCAAAATAAATTAGCTTATTTCGGAGGTTTTGAAATCATGCAAATGGCCGGGGGAATGTTGCAAGCCAAACAAAACAATATGCTTATTTTGGTAGATGGTTTTATTTGTACAGTCGCTTTTTTAATTGCCTGTAAAATGAATTCAGAAGTAAAAGAAAATGCGATATTTTGTCATTCATCAGATGAACAGGGACATCAAAAAATATTGAATTATTTGGATGTTCGAGCTGTTTTACAACTAGATTTGCGATTGGGAGAAGGAACTGGTTGTGCGTTGGCATTTCCAATTATACAATCGGCAGTTGCTTTTCTAAATGAAATGGCTAGTTTTGAATCGGCAGGTGTTAGCAATAAATAA
- a CDS encoding adenosylcobinamide-GDP ribazoletransferase: protein MKKQLHIFFTALMFYTRIPCPKNIDHNPEYLNKASRYFPLIGWIVGGISFVFYYIGAVFFTNEIAIILSIIAGILTTGAFHEDGFADVCDGFGGGWTKEKILLIMKDSAIGAYGAIGVVLLFLLKFQAIFSLLSKSEITNLQPVICNLLIFISAHSISRLSAISIVFTHQYSREDASSKSKPIAQNFTWKEVVGALFFGLLPLLTLSFFQSQLLLALIPVFIARFFLARYFQKWIDGYTGDCLGATQQVCEVIFYLSIIGIWKFI from the coding sequence ATGAAAAAACAACTACATATATTTTTCACGGCTTTAATGTTTTATACTCGAATTCCGTGTCCAAAAAACATCGACCATAATCCTGAATATTTAAATAAAGCCTCACGCTATTTTCCTTTAATTGGATGGATAGTTGGTGGAATTTCTTTTGTTTTCTATTATATTGGAGCCGTTTTTTTTACCAATGAAATTGCTATAATTTTGTCAATCATAGCTGGAATCTTAACAACAGGGGCTTTTCACGAAGATGGTTTTGCCGATGTTTGTGATGGTTTTGGAGGAGGTTGGACTAAAGAAAAAATCCTTTTGATAATGAAAGATAGTGCCATTGGTGCCTATGGAGCGATTGGTGTGGTTTTACTTTTTTTATTAAAATTTCAGGCTATTTTTAGTTTGCTTTCTAAATCTGAAATTACGAACCTACAACCTGTAATTTGCAATTTGTTAATTTTTATTTCTGCACACTCTATTAGTCGATTGAGTGCAATTTCGATTGTTTTTACACATCAATATTCGAGGGAAGATGCTTCAAGTAAAAGTAAACCTATTGCTCAAAATTTCACTTGGAAAGAAGTAGTTGGAGCTTTGTTTTTTGGGTTGTTACCACTTTTGACTTTATCTTTTTTTCAATCGCAATTATTGTTGGCGTTGATTCCTGTTTTTATTGCTCGGTTTTTCCTTGCTCGTTATTTCCAGAAATGGATTGATGGTTATACAGGAGATTGTTTGGGTGCGACACAACAAGTGTGTGAAGTAATTTTTTATCTGTCAATTATCGGAATATGGAAGTTTATTTAG
- the cobC gene encoding alpha-ribazole phosphatase, with amino-acid sequence MEVYLVRHTETVCEKGICYGQSNVGIRKPYDVIFESIVEQLPKEAVLYSSPLQRCVILAKHIQENTQSDFIIEDSRLMEMNFGDWELQSWDDIPQEVLNPWMTDFVNVRVPNGESFVDLNERVIDFLENEISKAIEKPLIIVAHAGVIRSILCKINNIPLHEAFKSKLDFGAVVKIELLRL; translated from the coding sequence ATGGAAGTTTATTTAGTTCGTCATACCGAAACAGTTTGTGAAAAGGGAATTTGTTATGGACAAAGTAATGTTGGTATTCGAAAACCTTATGATGTTATTTTTGAATCTATTGTAGAGCAACTGCCTAAAGAAGCTGTTTTGTATTCTAGCCCTTTGCAACGTTGTGTTATTTTGGCAAAACATATTCAGGAAAACACTCAAAGCGATTTTATTATCGAAGATTCAAGATTAATGGAAATGAATTTTGGCGATTGGGAATTACAAAGTTGGGATGATATTCCTCAAGAAGTTTTAAATCCTTGGATGACTGATTTTGTAAATGTCCGAGTTCCTAATGGTGAATCTTTTGTTGACCTGAATGAAAGAGTTATAGATTTTTTAGAAAATGAAATTTCAAAAGCCATAGAAAAACCTTTAATTATTGTCGCACACGCAGGAGTTATTAGAAGTATTTTGTGTAAAATAAATAATATTCCTTTGCATGAAGCTTTTAAATCAAAGTTGGATTTTGGAGCTGTAGTCAAAATAGAGTTGCTGAGATTATAA
- a CDS encoding TonB-dependent siderophore receptor — translation MTFKKLIFCFFVLICQLISAQNDSINNLKEVIVPNGSLYSNNKSQSIQILNDSVINKNQTSLSSLLNYNSVIYFKEYGRGMLSTVSFRGTTASQTAVIWNGINVNSQLNGSADFNTFTAPDFNTISIKAGGGSVSYGSGAIGGTVHLNNNLVFKDQFENELRLDYGSFNTIGVNYKMNLSNKKWSTQVGFSRNSSDNDYEYKGLYTWDGIQRKNENGQYATTNLFANVGYKIKPNAVLTLYSQSSNTDRNLSLINESDSKTKYINTFSRNLLEYNETNDGFTTNYKVAYLTEQYQYFENIDRNDFSFGKTESLIAKVDLGYQLIESIRLNGILDYNHTKGFGTSFGDNTRQIGAFAINAVEQHNAKWQNELGFRKEVSSDYDSPFLFSLGSSYAFNSFYNLKVNLSRNFRIPTFNDLYWETGGNPDLKPESSYQVEIGNVFSYKKFKLTETIYFIKIKDMISWAPLDGSNWSPENINRINSYGSETNLGWSNSYGKNNIALNASYGYTVSKDLETEEQLQYVPYHKFNSNVSYSYKKIEATYQFLFNGAVSTPSEKYKLVKEYWVSNLGIYYDLGATYTCKIGLQALNLFNKEYQSVSQHIMPGRNFLINLTFKF, via the coding sequence ATGACTTTTAAAAAACTAATATTTTGCTTTTTTGTTTTAATATGCCAATTAATTTCGGCACAGAATGACTCTATAAATAATTTAAAAGAGGTCATAGTTCCCAACGGTTCTTTGTACTCCAATAATAAATCTCAATCGATTCAGATTCTTAATGATTCGGTTATTAATAAAAATCAAACTTCTCTTTCCAGTTTATTAAACTACAACAGTGTAATTTATTTCAAGGAATACGGGCGCGGAATGTTGTCTACGGTTTCTTTTAGAGGAACTACTGCTTCGCAAACAGCTGTAATCTGGAATGGAATAAATGTAAATTCTCAGCTCAACGGTAGTGCCGATTTCAATACTTTTACAGCTCCTGATTTCAATACTATCAGTATAAAAGCGGGTGGTGGAAGTGTAAGTTATGGAAGTGGTGCTATTGGAGGGACGGTTCATTTGAATAATAATTTGGTTTTTAAAGACCAATTTGAAAATGAGTTGCGATTGGATTATGGTAGTTTTAATACCATAGGTGTTAATTATAAAATGAATCTTTCTAATAAAAAATGGAGTACTCAAGTTGGTTTTTCGAGAAATAGTTCAGATAATGATTATGAGTACAAAGGGCTTTATACATGGGATGGAATACAACGAAAAAATGAAAATGGACAGTATGCTACAACCAATTTATTTGCTAATGTGGGATATAAAATTAAACCTAATGCTGTTCTTACTTTGTATAGTCAATCTTCAAATACCGACAGAAATCTTTCTTTAATAAATGAGTCGGACTCTAAAACTAAATATATTAATACTTTTAGTAGAAATCTTTTGGAATATAACGAAACCAATGATGGATTTACTACTAATTATAAAGTAGCCTATCTCACAGAACAATATCAATATTTTGAAAATATTGATCGTAATGATTTTAGTTTTGGAAAAACGGAATCGCTTATCGCAAAAGTTGATTTGGGGTATCAATTAATAGAATCCATTAGGTTGAATGGTATTTTAGATTACAACCATACAAAAGGTTTTGGAACAAGTTTTGGTGATAATACTAGACAAATAGGCGCGTTTGCAATCAATGCTGTCGAGCAACATAATGCGAAATGGCAAAATGAATTGGGTTTTAGAAAGGAAGTGAGTTCGGATTATGATAGTCCATTCTTATTTTCATTGGGTTCTTCTTATGCTTTTAATTCTTTTTATAATTTAAAAGTTAATCTTTCTAGGAATTTTAGGATTCCGACTTTTAATGATTTGTATTGGGAAACTGGTGGAAATCCTGATTTGAAGCCAGAGAGTTCATATCAAGTAGAGATAGGAAATGTCTTTTCATATAAAAAATTCAAATTGACAGAAACTATTTATTTTATAAAAATAAAGGATATGATTAGTTGGGCTCCACTTGATGGATCGAATTGGTCTCCTGAAAATATTAATCGTATCAATTCATATGGTTCAGAAACTAATTTGGGGTGGTCGAATTCGTATGGTAAAAACAATATTGCTCTAAACGCGAGTTATGGGTATACCGTTTCCAAAGATTTAGAAACGGAAGAACAATTACAGTATGTTCCGTATCATAAATTCAATTCGAATGTTTCGTATTCGTATAAAAAAATTGAAGCAACTTATCAGTTTTTGTTTAATGGAGCGGTTTCAACACCTTCTGAAAAATATAAATTAGTCAAAGAATATTGGGTTTCCAATTTGGGAATCTATTATGATTTAGGAGCTACATATACTTGCAAAATTGGTTTGCAGGCATTGAATCTCTTTAATAAAGAATACCAAAGTGTTTCTCAGCATATTATGCCAGGAAGAAATTTTTTAATCAATCTAACCTTTAAATTTTAA
- a CDS encoding YncE family protein, translating into MNFSKLVLITLASALFFVSCTDDDNNNLEAPLGSYDNGFLILNQGGFGHNDASVSYISSDFATAQNDIFSVVNPMITLGDTGQDIGFNGENAYIVLNGSNKIEVVNRYTMKSVASINSGLKNPRYIAFVNGKGYVTNWGDGTVKTDDYVAVIDLTTNKVSSSIPVEEGPERILENLGKLYVAHKGGFNYGNKISVINAATSSVSTTITVGDLPENMVIKDGTLWVACAGMPSYASPLVETAGQIVKVNLSTNAVTSTIAYSDAKKHLSNFVLNGNDAYYTVDSDVFKMSTTATALPTTSAFSTTEQGVYGVYSFAVHGSHIYVGDAGDYEHNGKVYVYALTSPSIGKLEKTFAVGTIPAGFYFND; encoded by the coding sequence ATGAATTTCAGTAAATTAGTTTTAATAACGTTAGCGTCAGCTTTATTTTTCGTGTCCTGTACGGATGATGACAATAACAATTTAGAAGCACCATTAGGAAGTTATGATAATGGTTTTTTAATTTTAAATCAAGGAGGATTTGGACATAATGATGCTTCAGTTTCTTATATTTCTTCTGATTTTGCTACAGCTCAAAATGATATTTTTTCGGTAGTAAATCCAATGATCACTTTGGGAGACACAGGTCAGGATATTGGTTTTAATGGTGAAAATGCTTATATCGTATTAAATGGCAGTAATAAAATTGAGGTTGTAAATCGATATACAATGAAAAGCGTAGCTAGTATTAACTCGGGATTAAAGAACCCTAGGTATATTGCTTTTGTAAATGGTAAAGGATATGTTACTAATTGGGGTGACGGAACTGTTAAAACAGATGATTATGTAGCCGTAATTGATTTAACTACCAATAAAGTATCTAGCTCTATTCCTGTTGAAGAAGGACCAGAAAGAATTTTGGAAAATTTAGGAAAACTGTATGTAGCTCATAAAGGAGGATTCAATTATGGAAATAAAATTTCGGTTATAAATGCAGCTACAAGTAGTGTATCAACAACCATTACAGTTGGAGATTTGCCAGAGAATATGGTAATAAAAGACGGAACTTTATGGGTTGCTTGTGCTGGTATGCCAAGTTATGCATCACCTTTGGTAGAAACAGCAGGTCAAATTGTGAAAGTAAATCTGTCAACAAATGCAGTTACAAGTACAATTGCTTATTCAGATGCGAAAAAACATTTATCGAATTTTGTATTGAACGGGAATGATGCATACTATACTGTTGATTCTGATGTTTTCAAAATGAGTACGACAGCTACGGCATTGCCTACAACTTCAGCATTTAGTACTACAGAACAAGGTGTTTATGGTGTGTATAGTTTTGCAGTTCACGGAAGTCATATTTATGTGGGAGACGCAGGTGATTATGAACATAATGGAAAAGTGTATGTATATGCATTAACTTCACCATCAATAGGTAAATTAGAGAAAACATTCGCAGTAGGGACTATTCCAGCAGGGTTTTATTTTAATGATTAA
- a CDS encoding S41 family peptidase: MKTSLKVTLLLFFAVFTFQSCEDMDDVFPSPTVEINNFVWKGLNLYYLWQADVPNLSDKRFANQAELNKFLKGYSKPEDLFNALRVDKSIDRFSWIVTDYLELEGVLQGITKNDGMDFGLYRKSLDSKEIFCWVHYILPNSDASTKEIQRGTIFYGVNGTQLTVDNYQTLLNSENYTLNLADYNAGTITPNGKSVNLTKTVLSENPILINKVIETSGHKIGYLMYNGFYPNYDTDLNDAFGSLKSQGITDLVLDLRYNSGGSVQTAVYLASMITGQFTNKVFSKQRWNDKINSYFESEKPQALKNLFVNKIGSTPLNSLNFTKVYILTTKSTASASELVINGLKPYIDVIQIGDITTGKNVASITIYDSPTFGKENRNPTHRYAMQPIVLKTTNADDFGDYFNGLTPTYSLKENLNNLGTLGTDSEPLLSTAIGQITGTAKMLKTTQGKTFPYFQDSKSIIGQNQMYIEKAPEGLLKSLE, translated from the coding sequence ATGAAGACATCTTTAAAAGTTACCTTACTATTATTCTTTGCGGTTTTTACTTTTCAGAGTTGCGAAGATATGGACGATGTCTTTCCATCCCCTACTGTCGAAATTAATAATTTCGTTTGGAAAGGTCTTAATTTATATTATTTATGGCAAGCTGATGTTCCTAATTTATCTGACAAGCGTTTTGCTAATCAAGCTGAGTTAAATAAATTTTTGAAAGGATATTCAAAACCTGAAGATTTATTTAATGCCCTTAGAGTAGACAAATCCATAGATAGATTTAGCTGGATAGTGACTGATTATCTTGAGTTAGAAGGTGTACTTCAAGGAATTACAAAGAATGATGGTATGGATTTTGGTCTTTATCGTAAATCTTTAGACTCTAAAGAAATATTTTGTTGGGTTCACTATATACTTCCCAATTCAGATGCTTCTACTAAAGAGATACAACGTGGTACCATTTTTTATGGTGTAAATGGAACACAACTTACTGTAGATAATTATCAAACTTTATTGAACTCAGAAAATTATACTCTCAATTTAGCTGATTATAATGCTGGAACTATTACTCCAAATGGTAAATCTGTAAATCTGACAAAAACAGTTCTTTCTGAAAACCCAATTTTAATTAATAAAGTAATTGAAACTAGTGGACATAAAATAGGGTATTTAATGTATAATGGTTTTTACCCAAACTATGATACTGATCTGAATGATGCTTTTGGCTCACTAAAATCACAAGGCATTACTGATTTAGTTTTGGATTTAAGATACAATTCTGGAGGTTCTGTTCAAACTGCTGTATACTTAGCCAGTATGATAACAGGCCAATTCACGAACAAAGTATTTTCTAAACAAAGATGGAATGACAAAATCAATTCTTATTTTGAATCGGAAAAACCTCAAGCGTTAAAAAATTTATTTGTTAATAAAATAGGATCTACACCCTTAAATAGTTTAAACTTTACTAAAGTATATATTTTGACTACTAAAAGTACCGCTTCTGCAAGCGAATTAGTTATAAATGGGTTGAAACCATATATTGATGTAATTCAAATTGGTGACATTACTACTGGTAAAAACGTAGCATCTATCACAATCTATGACTCCCCTACTTTTGGAAAAGAAAACAGAAATCCAACTCATCGTTATGCGATGCAACCAATTGTTTTGAAAACTACAAATGCAGATGATTTTGGTGATTATTTCAATGGTTTAACACCAACTTATTCTTTAAAAGAAAATCTAAATAATTTAGGGACTTTGGGGACTGATTCAGAACCTTTATTAAGTACTGCGATTGGTCAAATTACAGGAACAGCTAAAATGCTTAAAACGACTCAAGGAAAAACATTTCCATATTTTCAAGATTCAAAATCAATAATTGGACAAAACCAAATGTATATTGAAAAAGCTCCTGAAGGGCTTTTGAAATCTTTGGAGTAA
- a CDS encoding RNA polymerase sigma factor has translation MNQKDFVLLVNPFKDKLFRLAKRLLVSTEEAEDATQEVLVKLWSKNENLEIYNSVEAMAMTMTKNYCLDQLKSKRAGNLKIVHSNFTDAAPSLDKQLEDSDSLKWVEKIINELPEQQRLIIQLRDIEQCEFSEIAKILEMNETAVRVALSRARKTIREYMLKTHSYGIQ, from the coding sequence ATGAACCAAAAGGATTTTGTGCTTTTAGTTAATCCATTCAAAGATAAGCTCTTTCGATTGGCTAAGCGATTACTTGTAAGCACTGAGGAGGCAGAAGATGCTACCCAAGAAGTTTTGGTTAAATTATGGAGTAAAAATGAAAATTTAGAAATCTATAATAGTGTTGAAGCAATGGCTATGACCATGACCAAAAATTATTGTTTGGATCAATTAAAATCAAAAAGAGCTGGTAATCTTAAAATAGTACATAGCAATTTTACAGATGCAGCCCCAAGTTTAGATAAACAACTTGAAGATAGCGATAGTTTAAAATGGGTCGAAAAAATTATTAATGAATTGCCAGAACAACAACGATTAATTATTCAGTTAAGAGATATAGAACAGTGCGAGTTTTCTGAAATAGCGAAAATACTAGAGATGAATGAAACTGCTGTACGGGTGGCACTTTCAAGAGCAAGAAAAACAATTAGAGAATACATGTTAAAAACACACAGTTATGGAATTCAATAA